A portion of the Manihot esculenta cultivar AM560-2 unplaced genomic scaffold, M.esculenta_v8 Scaffold56, whole genome shotgun sequence genome contains these proteins:
- the LOC110608346 gene encoding wall-associated receptor kinase-like 9, which produces MAVFSFSSSFYEHDDHLVHVWPRHPTVAVIIYYVYLLLPICLFGHQLTPNGGNLVICFRRLSSNIDECKDPKYNPCKGITKCVNASGSHKCVADAKWIVLLCVGGAIGVLLIGFGAWKLYKLIKKRRSIELKKQFFKRNGGLLLQQQITSSNGSVQKTKIFTSKELEKATDRFNQNRILGQGGQGTVYKGMLDDGRIVAVKMSKLVDEENLQEFINEVVILSQINHRNVVRLLGCCLETEVPLLVYEFIPNGSLFEYLHDPNVETSLPWEMRVRIAGEIAGALAYLHSAASIPVYHRDIKSTNILLDEKHRAKVSDFGTSRSIAIDQTHLTTHVHGTFGYLDPEYFQSSQFTDKSDVYSFGVVLVELLSGKKPICSSSSQETMSLATYFIYLMEENRLFDIVDIRITEDCHKEEIAAVANLALRCLNLNGKKRPAMVEVAIELKRIRASPNTELNVQRITEDAEEVAEVIMLVMDDVPTSVTNGDLNSVEEPLVAGTT; this is translated from the exons ATGGCGGtgttctccttttcttcttccttttatgAGCATGACGATCATTTGGTTCACGTGTGGCCTCGCCACCCAACGGTGGCAGTGATCATCTACTATGTTTACCTCCTGTTGCCGATCTGCTTGTTTGGGCATCAACTTACCCCCAACGGCGGCAATCTTGTAATTTGTTTCAGACGACTCAGCTCAA ATATTGACGAGTGCAAAGATCCAAAGTATAATCCTTGCAAGGGAATAACAAAATGTGTGAATGCTTCGGGATCACATAAATGTGTAGCTGATGCAAAATGGATAGTATTATTG TGCGTAGGTGGGGCTATTGGAGTATTGCTAATAGGCTTTGGTGCTTGGAAGTTGTACAAGCTTATAAAGAAAAGGAGGAGCATTGAACTCAAAAAACAGTTTTTTAAACGGAATGGTGGCTTGCTGTTACAACAACAAATAACTTCAAGCAATGGCAGTGTTCagaaaacaaaaatatttacatcaaaagagTTGGAAAAGGCCACTGATCGTTTCAATCAAAACAGAATACTTGGTCAAGGTGGTCAAGGCACAGTGTACAAGGGAATGCTAGATGATGGAAGAATTGTTGCTGTCAAAATGTCCAAATTAGTTGATGAGGAAAACCTACAAGAATTTATCAATGAAGTTGTGATTCTTTCTCAAATCAATCACAGGAATGTTGTTAGGCTGTTGGGATGTTGCTTGGAAACTGAAGTTCCTCTGCTAGTCTATGAATTCATACCCAATGGATCTCTTTTCGAATACCTCCATGACCCAAATGTTGAGACTTCATTGCCATGGGAAATGAGAGTACGGATTGCTGGTGAAATTGCAGGGGCTCTTGCATATTTGCACTCAGCAGCTTCTATTCCAGTTTACCATCGTGACATCAAGTCCACTAATATACTATTGGATGAGAAACACAGGGCAAAAGTTTCAGATTTTGGAACTTCAAGGTCAATCGCCATTGATCAAACTCATTTGACAACTCATGTGCACGGCACTTTTGGTTATTTAGATCCAGAGTATTTTCAGTCTAGCCAATTTACAGATAAGAGTGATGTTTACAGCTTTGGAGTGGTTCTGGTAGAGCTTTTAAGCGGCAAAAAGCCGATTTGCTCAAGTAGCTCGCAAGAAACCATGAGTTTGGctacatattttatttatttgatggaAGAGAATAGACTTTTTGACATTGTTGATATTCGTATTACGGAGGATTGCCATAAAGAAGAAATTGCTGCAGTAGCTAATCTAGCACTAAGATGCTTAaatttgaatggaaagaaacgaCCTGCAATGGTGGAAGTTGCGATAGAATTGAAAAGGATTCGAGCATCACCAAATACTGAGTTGAATGTTCAGCGAAT